The Allocatelliglobosispora scoriae genome contains a region encoding:
- a CDS encoding lysophospholipid acyltransferase family protein — protein MLYWLLKYVILGPVLRLIFRPQVEGRDNVPSTGPVILASNHLSFSDSIFMPLMVRRRVTFVAKAEYFTGKGIKGWLTKLFFVGTGCIPVDRSGGRAAQAALDTQLRVLRQGEVAGIYPEGTRSPDGRLYRGKTGVARLALESGAVVIPVAMLNADEVQPPGKLIPKIMRVKIRFGTPLDFSRYEGLAGDRFIERAVTDEIMYELMELSGREYVDTYAVKAKAAAPVVPVPA, from the coding sequence GTGCTCTACTGGCTGCTCAAGTACGTCATCCTTGGCCCTGTCCTGCGGTTGATCTTCAGGCCGCAGGTCGAAGGCCGTGACAATGTCCCGTCCACCGGTCCGGTGATTCTCGCCAGCAACCACCTCTCCTTCTCCGATTCGATCTTCATGCCGCTGATGGTGCGCCGCCGCGTCACCTTTGTCGCGAAGGCGGAATATTTCACCGGCAAGGGGATCAAGGGCTGGTTGACGAAGCTCTTCTTCGTCGGCACCGGCTGCATCCCGGTCGACCGCTCCGGCGGGCGGGCGGCGCAGGCCGCCCTCGACACCCAGCTCCGCGTGCTGCGCCAAGGCGAGGTGGCCGGCATCTACCCCGAGGGGACGCGGTCGCCCGACGGCCGCCTCTACCGGGGCAAGACCGGCGTGGCCCGGCTGGCGCTGGAGAGCGGTGCCGTGGTGATCCCGGTGGCGATGCTCAACGCCGACGAGGTCCAGCCGCCCGGCAAGCTCATCCCGAAGATCATGCGGGTCAAGATCCGGTTCGGGACGCCGCTGGACTTCAGCCGCTACGAGGGGCTCGCGGGGGACCGGTTCATCGAGCGCGCGGTCACCGACGAGATCATGTATGAGCTGATGGAGCTCTCCGGCCGGGAGTACGTCGACACCTACGCGGTGAAGGCGAAGGCCGCCGCCCCGGTGGTGCCGGTCCCGGCCTGA
- a CDS encoding diadenosine tetraphosphate hydrolase: MDWREDRLAAARTGDNPMLMAKMRSGFAVFGDTQHLPGYCVLISDVDDADHLTDLSREQRLEFLTDLSLLGEVVFNVCSGQDPAFLRINYEVLGNSYHHLHGHVHARYYWESGEFRGVPVWRYPDSDRFAPEHDATSSPAADKHEALRDAITAELHRVITTAY, from the coding sequence GTGGACTGGCGGGAAGACCGCCTGGCCGCCGCGCGCACCGGTGACAATCCGATGCTCATGGCCAAGATGCGCAGCGGTTTCGCGGTCTTCGGCGACACCCAGCACCTGCCGGGTTACTGCGTACTCATCTCCGATGTGGATGATGCCGACCACCTGACGGACCTCAGTCGCGAGCAGCGGCTCGAGTTCCTCACGGACCTCTCCCTCCTGGGTGAGGTGGTCTTCAACGTCTGCTCGGGGCAGGATCCGGCGTTCCTGCGGATCAACTACGAGGTGTTGGGCAACAGCTACCACCACCTGCACGGACATGTGCACGCCAGGTACTACTGGGAGTCCGGCGAGTTCCGGGGGGTGCCGGTGTGGCGTTACCCCGACAGCGACCGGTTCGCTCCCGAGCACGACGCGACCAGCTCTCCGGCGGCGGACAAGCACGAGGCACTCCGCGACGCCATCACCGCCGAACTGCACCGGGTCATCACCACGGCCTACTGA
- a CDS encoding response regulator transcription factor gives MSTSTVPTGRTKVLLVDDHDLIRKGLRHAFERDRQFEVVGEAGTAAEAVRQAGALQPDVVIMDLRLPDGSGLEATRALRKGSATMGIVVLTMYAGDDQLFGALEAGASAFVPKTAPADEVVAAARHAASAPSAFTAADLAEAMKRRLAPAGPQLSPREGQVLRLLADGMSVNGIAKQLFVSESTAKTHISKLYEKLGAANRAQALMTALRLGLLEAPDAPKF, from the coding sequence ATGTCGACCAGCACCGTACCGACAGGCCGCACCAAGGTGTTGCTCGTCGACGACCACGACCTGATCCGAAAGGGTCTCCGGCACGCATTCGAGCGTGACCGCCAGTTCGAGGTCGTTGGCGAGGCTGGGACTGCGGCCGAGGCGGTGCGCCAAGCCGGCGCCCTGCAGCCCGATGTCGTGATCATGGACCTCCGCCTGCCGGACGGCAGCGGACTCGAGGCGACCCGCGCCCTGCGCAAGGGCAGCGCCACCATGGGCATCGTCGTCCTCACCATGTATGCGGGAGATGACCAGCTCTTCGGAGCGCTGGAGGCCGGTGCGAGCGCCTTCGTGCCGAAGACCGCGCCCGCCGACGAGGTCGTCGCCGCCGCCCGCCACGCCGCCTCCGCGCCGTCCGCCTTCACCGCCGCCGACCTCGCCGAGGCGATGAAGCGTCGGCTGGCCCCGGCCGGACCGCAGCTCTCGCCCCGCGAGGGCCAGGTGCTGCGGCTGCTCGCCGACGGCATGAGCGTCAATGGCATCGCCAAGCAGCTCTTCGTCAGCGAGTCCACGGCGAAGACGCACATCTCGAAGCTCTACGAGAAGCTCGGCGCGGCCAACCGTGCCCAGGCGCTCATGACCGCACTTCGGCTCGGCCTTCTCGAGGCCCCTGACGCGCCGAAGTTCTGA
- a CDS encoding sensor histidine kinase gives MAGVVRLALLTLVAALTVLVAGVGQLVWIGALAVAGLPTLFMPRHRVIAPLGRLAEVLLIAVGASYIAGAAVDAGTFTSGVGAGALLPYLAVPLTAAAFYGHRFEAGALLLAATIGLGTAGAFIHVDGVRLIDSPGYLAICAQWLVLVTLGTLTSGALQRAVLARRSVPQPYAEATRLLTQLRTVARQLPGATLDPGGIAEHLIDEVRTVTKSDRAAVLTASGGGRLMVLAQSGLGLDGSDRSDWETTLDTDSAIAEAWASQLSQISSRSQTIRRTAAAPGTSSEVSALVVPLVAGVRTVGLLVLELDAAGGFPPNAAARLRSVADPAALRLEAALLFDEVRSLATNEERQRLAREIHDGVAQELVMVGYGIDNALATLPEEGSETTETELRALRAEVTRVITELRLSLFELRSEVERHGGLTAAIAEFARIVGASAGLRVHLSLDDSPARLPAATEAELLRIAQEAITNARKHAGATNLWVTCSVDPPNAQIEVSDDGQGIADQRVDGHYGIAIMKERAERIRGRLEIRPRHPHGTTVAVVLGSSGRRDNV, from the coding sequence ATCGCCGGTGTGGTGCGCCTCGCGCTGCTCACCCTGGTGGCGGCGCTGACGGTGCTCGTCGCGGGGGTCGGCCAGCTCGTCTGGATCGGCGCGCTCGCCGTCGCCGGACTCCCGACCCTGTTCATGCCCCGGCATCGCGTCATCGCGCCGCTCGGGCGCCTCGCCGAGGTGCTGCTCATCGCGGTGGGCGCCAGTTACATCGCGGGCGCGGCGGTCGACGCGGGCACCTTCACCTCGGGTGTCGGCGCGGGTGCCCTGCTGCCCTACCTCGCCGTCCCGCTCACCGCCGCGGCCTTCTACGGCCACCGGTTCGAAGCCGGAGCGCTGCTCCTCGCCGCGACGATCGGCCTCGGTACGGCGGGGGCCTTCATCCACGTCGACGGCGTGCGGCTGATCGACTCGCCTGGCTACCTCGCGATCTGCGCGCAGTGGCTGGTCCTGGTGACCCTCGGCACGCTCACCAGCGGTGCCCTCCAGCGCGCGGTGCTGGCCCGCAGGTCCGTCCCGCAGCCCTACGCGGAGGCGACCCGCCTGCTGACCCAGCTGCGCACGGTGGCCCGCCAGCTGCCCGGCGCCACCCTGGACCCCGGCGGCATCGCCGAGCACCTGATCGACGAGGTCCGCACCGTGACCAAGTCGGACCGGGCGGCCGTCCTCACCGCCAGCGGCGGCGGTCGGCTGATGGTGCTCGCCCAGTCGGGTCTCGGTCTCGACGGCAGCGATCGCAGCGACTGGGAGACGACGCTCGACACCGACTCGGCGATCGCGGAGGCGTGGGCGAGCCAGCTCTCGCAGATCTCCAGCCGGTCCCAGACGATCCGGCGTACGGCGGCGGCGCCCGGCACCAGCAGCGAGGTGAGTGCCCTGGTGGTGCCGCTCGTGGCGGGTGTGCGTACAGTCGGGCTCCTCGTCCTGGAGCTCGACGCGGCCGGCGGTTTCCCGCCCAACGCGGCGGCGCGACTGCGCTCGGTGGCCGACCCGGCCGCCCTGCGGCTGGAAGCGGCGCTGCTCTTCGACGAGGTTCGCTCGCTCGCGACCAACGAGGAGCGCCAACGCCTCGCCCGTGAAATTCACGACGGAGTGGCTCAGGAGCTGGTCATGGTGGGTTACGGGATCGACAACGCGCTCGCGACGCTGCCCGAGGAGGGATCGGAGACCACCGAGACCGAACTGCGCGCGCTGCGGGCCGAGGTGACTCGGGTGATCACCGAACTTCGATTGAGTCTCTTCGAGTTGCGCAGTGAAGTTGAGCGTCATGGGGGATTGACGGCTGCAATCGCCGAATTTGCCCGTATCGTGGGGGCTTCGGCCGGACTGCGAGTTCATTTGTCGCTCGACGACTCGCCGGCCCGTCTGCCCGCCGCCACCGAGGCTGAGCTGCTGAGAATCGCCCAGGAGGCGATCACCAACGCTCGCAAGCACGCGGGGGCCACGAACCTGTGGGTGACCTGTTCCGTCGACCCGCCAAACGCCCAAATCGAAGTGTCGGACGACGGACAGGGAATCGCTGACCAGCGAGTTGACGGACACTACGGTATTGCGATCATGAAAGAGAGAGCGGAACGTATCCGAGGCAGGCTGGAGATTCGCCCGCGTCACCCGCACGGAACAACCGTCGCGGTGGTGTTGGGTTCCTCCGGTCGGCGCGATAACGTGTGA
- a CDS encoding AMP-dependent synthetase/ligase — translation MREVSVAPVVTINAGDNLTDPVWSNARTHPESVQFLVGDSEITCAQFRDAVAALAKGLIAAGVGPGDRVGLMSRTRYEWTLIDYAVWSCGAVTVPVYETSSAEQVAWILADSGAVACFAESTDHAETIRASSPAAAKVWTIDAGDLDRLVENGTAVAEEEVEDRRRSLGAEDVATIIYTSGTTGRPKGCVLTHRNLLADISNAIPELGILFHEGATTLLFLPLAHAFARLLQLGAVQARVKTAFAPDVKNLIADFARIRPTFILGVPRVFEKVYNSARQKAHGEGKGKIFDAAEATAIAYSTALQKPGGPGLALRARHKLFDLLVFGKLRAALGGRCTAAISGGAPLGARLGHFYRGLGLSIFEGYGLTETSPAITFNRESGTRIGTVGQPLPGVTVRIADDGEILVRGDIVFGEYWHNPQATADALVDGWFHTGDLGSLSDDGFLSITGRKKEIIVTAGGKNVAPAVLEDRVRAHPLVSQCVVIGDGKPFIAALVTVDEEALPKWLEGQGRTMVDPAALRDDPALRAEIQTAVDDANRAVSKAEAIRVFRLLPRDFTEATGELTPSLKVKRAVVIKEYSDEIEAIYPA, via the coding sequence GTGCGGGAGGTTTCCGTAGCGCCGGTGGTCACGATCAACGCGGGGGACAACCTGACCGATCCGGTCTGGTCCAACGCGCGTACCCATCCGGAGAGCGTCCAGTTCCTCGTGGGTGACTCCGAGATCACGTGCGCTCAGTTCCGTGACGCGGTCGCCGCGCTGGCCAAGGGCCTGATCGCCGCCGGAGTCGGCCCGGGTGACCGGGTGGGGCTGATGAGCCGCACGCGTTACGAGTGGACGCTGATCGACTACGCGGTCTGGTCCTGCGGCGCGGTGACGGTCCCCGTCTACGAGACCTCCAGCGCCGAGCAGGTGGCCTGGATCCTCGCCGACTCGGGCGCCGTGGCGTGTTTCGCCGAGAGCACCGACCACGCCGAGACGATCCGGGCCTCCTCGCCGGCCGCCGCGAAGGTCTGGACGATCGACGCCGGCGACCTCGACCGGCTCGTCGAGAACGGCACGGCGGTCGCCGAGGAGGAGGTCGAGGACCGGCGCCGGTCGCTCGGCGCCGAGGATGTCGCGACGATCATCTATACCAGTGGCACCACGGGACGGCCGAAGGGCTGCGTGCTCACCCACCGCAACCTGCTCGCCGACATCTCCAACGCCATCCCCGAGCTCGGCATCCTCTTCCACGAGGGCGCCACGACGCTGCTCTTCCTGCCGCTGGCGCACGCCTTCGCCCGGCTGCTACAGCTCGGTGCCGTGCAGGCCCGGGTCAAGACCGCGTTCGCGCCCGACGTGAAGAACCTCATCGCCGACTTCGCCCGGATCCGGCCGACCTTCATCCTCGGCGTGCCGCGGGTCTTCGAGAAGGTCTACAACTCGGCCCGGCAGAAGGCGCACGGCGAGGGCAAGGGCAAGATCTTCGACGCGGCCGAGGCGACCGCCATCGCGTACTCGACGGCGCTGCAGAAGCCCGGCGGACCCGGACTCGCGCTGCGAGCCCGGCACAAGCTCTTCGACCTGCTCGTCTTCGGCAAGCTGCGGGCCGCGCTCGGCGGCCGCTGCACCGCGGCCATCTCCGGCGGCGCGCCGCTCGGCGCGCGCCTGGGCCACTTCTACCGAGGTCTAGGGCTTTCGATCTTCGAGGGGTACGGGCTGACGGAGACCTCACCGGCGATCACGTTCAACCGGGAGAGCGGCACCCGTATCGGCACCGTCGGGCAGCCCCTGCCCGGGGTCACCGTGCGGATCGCCGACGATGGCGAGATCCTGGTGCGCGGCGATATCGTCTTTGGTGAATACTGGCACAATCCGCAAGCGACAGCCGACGCACTCGTCGACGGCTGGTTCCACACCGGGGATCTCGGCAGCCTTTCCGACGACGGCTTCCTGAGCATCACCGGGCGCAAGAAGGAGATCATCGTGACGGCCGGCGGCAAGAACGTCGCGCCGGCGGTGCTGGAGGACCGGGTTCGGGCACACCCGCTGGTCAGCCAGTGCGTGGTGATCGGCGACGGTAAACCGTTCATCGCCGCCCTCGTCACCGTCGACGAGGAGGCATTGCCGAAGTGGCTGGAAGGGCAGGGACGCACCATGGTCGACCCTGCCGCGCTGCGGGACGATCCCGCCCTGCGCGCGGAGATCCAGACCGCTGTCGACGATGCCAACAGGGCGGTCTCCAAGGCCGAGGCGATCCGTGTCTTCCGTCTCCTTCCGCGCGACTTCACCGAAGCCACCGGCGAGTTGACCCCTTCCCTCAAGGTCAAGCGCGCCGTCGTGATCAAGGAGTACTCCGACGAGATCGAAGCGATCTACCCAGCCTGA
- a CDS encoding SRPBCC family protein, with amino-acid sequence MADSSTQSIVIDATPEQVASVICDFAAYPEWVTALRSVEVLTEYEDGYAAEVTFALDAGPVSDEYTAIYEYAEDLTRIEWQLARPSKMQKVQNGAYDLVDNGNGTTTVTYTLEVELAISMLGMFKRKAEKAIMDAALGGLKKRVEGQA; translated from the coding sequence ATGGCCGACTCTTCCACGCAGTCGATCGTGATCGACGCCACGCCCGAGCAGGTCGCTTCGGTGATCTGCGACTTCGCCGCCTACCCGGAATGGGTCACCGCCCTGCGCTCGGTGGAGGTGCTCACCGAGTACGAGGACGGGTACGCCGCCGAGGTGACCTTCGCCCTGGACGCCGGCCCGGTCTCTGACGAATACACGGCAATCTATGAGTACGCGGAGGACCTGACCCGGATCGAATGGCAGCTCGCCCGCCCGTCCAAGATGCAGAAGGTGCAGAACGGCGCCTATGACCTGGTCGACAACGGCAACGGGACCACCACGGTGACCTACACGCTGGAGGTGGAGCTCGCGATCTCCATGCTCGGCATGTTCAAGCGCAAGGCCGAGAAGGCGATCATGGATGCTGCCCTGGGCGGCCTCAAGAAGCGCGTGGAGGGGCAGGCCTGA
- a CDS encoding ROK family glucokinase, whose translation MALTIGVDVGGTKVLGGVVDEGGKVLATTRRATPAEDVAKTLDVIVDVVRELTEQHEVTGVGIGAAGWIDASRSTVLFAPNLAWRDEPLRGKVEAALGGLPVVVENDANVAAWAEFRFGAAEDADDSMVLFTVGTGIGGGIILGGQLVRGAHGIAAELGHVQAVPEGQLCGCGRRGCIEQYASGNALVRFAQTGAKNDPGDAGLLLSLAGGEANAITGPMVTEAAQSGCRVAIDAFHQCGTWLGVAIADMVQILDPQIIVVGGGVIDAGELLLGPTMSSYNEQIAQRGRLPIAEVRPAVLGNTAGIVGAADLARR comes from the coding sequence GTGGCACTCACCATCGGTGTGGACGTCGGCGGCACGAAAGTGCTGGGCGGCGTGGTGGACGAGGGCGGGAAGGTGCTCGCGACGACGCGACGGGCCACCCCGGCCGAGGACGTCGCCAAGACCCTGGACGTCATCGTCGACGTCGTGCGGGAACTGACGGAGCAGCACGAGGTCACCGGCGTCGGCATCGGTGCCGCCGGCTGGATCGACGCGAGCCGGTCGACCGTCCTCTTCGCACCCAACCTGGCCTGGCGGGATGAGCCCCTGCGCGGCAAGGTCGAGGCTGCTCTCGGCGGCCTGCCCGTCGTCGTCGAGAACGACGCCAACGTCGCGGCCTGGGCCGAATTCCGCTTCGGTGCCGCCGAAGACGCCGACGACTCGATGGTGCTCTTCACCGTGGGCACCGGCATCGGCGGCGGCATCATCCTCGGCGGTCAGCTCGTCCGCGGTGCGCACGGCATCGCCGCCGAGCTCGGGCACGTCCAGGCGGTCCCCGAAGGCCAGCTCTGCGGCTGCGGCCGCCGAGGCTGCATCGAGCAGTACGCCTCCGGCAACGCCCTGGTCCGCTTCGCCCAGACCGGCGCGAAGAACGATCCCGGTGACGCCGGCCTGCTGCTGAGCCTCGCCGGTGGCGAGGCCAACGCGATCACCGGTCCGATGGTGACCGAGGCCGCGCAGTCCGGTTGCCGGGTCGCCATCGACGCGTTCCACCAGTGCGGCACGTGGCTCGGTGTCGCGATCGCCGACATGGTGCAGATCCTGGATCCCCAGATCATCGTGGTCGGCGGAGGTGTCATCGACGCCGGCGAGCTGCTGCTCGGCCCGACGATGTCGTCGTACAACGAGCAGATCGCCCAGCGCGGCCGCCTCCCGATCGCCGAAGTCCGCCCCGCAGTCCTCGGCAACACCGCAGGCATCGTCGGCGCCGCCGACCTGGCCCGCCGCTAA
- a CDS encoding LacI family DNA-binding transcriptional regulator has translation MKRPTIADIARQAGVSKGAVSYALNGQPGVSESTRQRIIAIATEIGFNPNSAARALSGAPARAIGLALCRPARTLGMEPFFMELISGVEAELSAMSFALTLQVVANADDEIAVYRRWWGERRVDGVLICDLRVDDPRVPVLEELQLPAVVIGGPGHTGALAHVWSDDAAALVETMEYLAALGHRRIARVGGMPGLLHTETRTAAFDAVARRLGLAEASTIGADYSGEDGTRATRRLLSSPQRPTAIVYDNDVMAIAGLAVAQEMGLSVPGDLSIVAWDDSPLCRLVHPALTALGRDIPAYGSQSARTLLDLIAGAAPAGYQAETARLTPRGTTAPPR, from the coding sequence ATGAAGCGACCGACTATCGCGGACATCGCCCGCCAGGCCGGGGTGTCCAAGGGAGCGGTGTCGTACGCGCTCAACGGCCAACCCGGCGTCAGCGAGTCGACCCGGCAACGGATCATCGCGATCGCCACCGAGATCGGGTTCAACCCCAACAGCGCCGCCCGGGCCCTCTCCGGCGCGCCCGCCCGCGCCATCGGGCTCGCACTCTGCCGCCCCGCCCGCACGCTCGGCATGGAACCGTTCTTCATGGAGCTGATCAGCGGCGTCGAGGCCGAGCTCTCGGCGATGTCGTTCGCGCTCACCCTCCAGGTCGTCGCCAACGCCGACGACGAGATCGCCGTCTACCGGCGCTGGTGGGGCGAGCGGCGCGTGGACGGCGTACTCATCTGCGATCTTCGGGTCGACGACCCGCGCGTGCCGGTGCTGGAGGAGCTTCAGCTCCCCGCCGTGGTGATCGGCGGACCCGGGCACACCGGGGCGCTCGCCCACGTCTGGTCCGACGACGCGGCGGCATTGGTCGAGACGATGGAGTACCTCGCCGCCCTCGGCCACCGCCGGATCGCCCGGGTCGGCGGCATGCCCGGCCTGCTGCACACCGAGACGCGGACGGCGGCCTTCGACGCCGTAGCCCGGCGGCTCGGGCTGGCCGAGGCGAGCACGATCGGCGCCGACTACAGCGGCGAGGACGGCACCCGGGCCACCCGGCGCCTGCTCAGCTCGCCGCAGCGGCCCACCGCGATCGTCTACGACAACGACGTGATGGCGATCGCCGGGCTCGCGGTGGCGCAGGAGATGGGGCTCTCGGTCCCCGGCGACCTGTCGATCGTGGCCTGGGACGACTCACCGCTGTGCCGCCTGGTCCACCCGGCCCTGACCGCGCTGGGCCGCGACATCCCCGCTTACGGCTCCCAGTCGGCCCGCACGCTGCTGGACCTGATCGCCGGTGCGGCACCGGCGGGCTACCAGGCCGAGACGGCCCGCCTGACCCCCCGCGGCACGACAGCCCCACCCCGCTAA
- a CDS encoding ABC transporter substrate-binding protein, with translation MKRIIRTLMVGSVAAAMLVACSGKAAESTADGEISLKVNFWGDFGLTDLKAKYEASHPKIKIVLNSGEFNAQHEDLQKKLVAGSGAADIAAIDEGFIVQFRGQADKFVNLLDNGAGKYQDKYLPWKWKQSLSADGKTQIGLGTDVGGLAMCYRTDLFKAAGLPTDRAAVSALWPTWDKFIEVGQTYKAATKKGFVDNATNIFNPILGQQPVGFYDESEALKMDGGPKAAFDTSVKAIDAGLSANLAAWSPEWNAGFVKGDFAVLACPAWMQGHIKNTAPDTAGKWDIAAIPGGGGNWGGSFLTIPKQGKHVKEAYEFIEWLIQPEQQIEVFKKVGNLPSQPALYKDPLILDFKNPFFSNAPVGQIFAGTAEGLTPQYLGKKNGPTRVAVENVLNSLQAKSIKSADAWAEAVKAAEKEAAKA, from the coding sequence ATGAAAAGAATCATTCGTACCCTCATGGTCGGCTCGGTCGCCGCGGCGATGCTCGTCGCCTGCAGCGGTAAGGCCGCCGAGTCGACGGCCGATGGCGAGATCTCGCTGAAGGTCAATTTCTGGGGCGATTTCGGCCTCACCGACCTCAAGGCGAAGTACGAGGCGTCCCACCCCAAGATCAAGATTGTCCTCAACTCGGGCGAGTTCAACGCCCAGCACGAGGACCTGCAGAAGAAGCTCGTCGCGGGCTCGGGTGCCGCGGACATCGCGGCGATCGACGAGGGCTTCATCGTCCAGTTCCGCGGCCAGGCCGACAAGTTCGTCAACCTGCTCGACAACGGCGCCGGCAAGTACCAGGACAAGTACCTGCCGTGGAAGTGGAAGCAGTCGCTGTCGGCCGACGGCAAGACCCAGATCGGTCTCGGCACCGACGTCGGCGGCCTCGCCATGTGCTACCGCACCGACCTCTTCAAGGCGGCCGGGCTGCCCACCGACCGGGCCGCGGTCTCCGCGCTCTGGCCCACCTGGGACAAGTTCATCGAGGTCGGCCAGACCTACAAGGCGGCGACCAAGAAGGGCTTCGTCGACAACGCGACGAACATCTTCAACCCGATCCTCGGCCAGCAGCCCGTCGGCTTCTATGACGAGTCCGAGGCGCTGAAGATGGACGGCGGCCCGAAGGCGGCCTTCGACACCTCGGTGAAGGCGATCGACGCCGGCCTCTCGGCCAACCTCGCGGCCTGGTCGCCGGAGTGGAACGCGGGCTTCGTCAAGGGCGACTTCGCCGTCCTCGCCTGCCCCGCGTGGATGCAGGGCCACATCAAGAACACCGCGCCCGACACCGCCGGCAAGTGGGACATCGCCGCGATCCCGGGCGGCGGCGGCAACTGGGGCGGCTCGTTCCTGACCATCCCCAAGCAGGGCAAGCACGTCAAGGAGGCGTACGAGTTCATCGAGTGGCTGATCCAGCCGGAGCAGCAGATCGAGGTCTTCAAGAAGGTCGGCAACCTGCCCTCGCAGCCCGCCCTCTACAAGGACCCGCTGATCCTCGACTTCAAGAACCCGTTCTTCAGCAACGCACCCGTCGGCCAGATCTTCGCCGGCACCGCCGAGGGCCTCACCCCGCAGTATCTGGGCAAGAAGAACGGCCCGACCCGGGTCGCGGTCGAGAACGTGCTGAACAGCCTCCAGGCCAAGAGCATCAAGAGTGCCGATGCCTGGGCCGAGGCCGTGAAGGCCGCCGAGAAGGAAGCCGCCAAGGCGTAG
- a CDS encoding carbohydrate ABC transporter permease, giving the protein MPATKIGVRDRLHRFDMRYTPYILIAPFFLLFLVFGLFPLIFNGAVSLRTWRLDDPTRDGWAGFENFTRLFGDTEFWNALGNTFGIFLLSTVPQLFAALIIANILNRRLRATTWFRVGALLPYITPVVASTLIFDVVFAKQYGLANWVLSLGGVDGVDWRAEKWSSWLAIATMVNWKWIGYNALLYLAAMQSVPRDLYEASALDGASPWKQLWKITVPGIRPVVIFTVVLSTIGGLQLFTEPMLFEPNPQAATGGARGEWQTIAQLIYKVGWKDLNLGYAAAMSWALFLIIVIVAIVNALITNRVGGGKK; this is encoded by the coding sequence ATGCCCGCCACCAAGATCGGCGTGCGCGACCGGTTGCACCGGTTCGACATGCGGTATACGCCCTACATCCTGATCGCGCCGTTCTTCCTGCTCTTCCTGGTCTTCGGGCTCTTCCCGCTGATCTTCAACGGGGCCGTCTCCCTGCGGACCTGGCGGCTGGACGATCCCACCCGCGACGGCTGGGCCGGCTTCGAGAACTTCACCAGGCTCTTCGGCGACACCGAATTCTGGAACGCGCTCGGCAACACCTTCGGGATCTTCCTGCTCTCGACGGTGCCCCAGCTCTTCGCGGCGCTGATCATCGCGAACATCCTCAACCGGCGGCTCCGCGCGACCACCTGGTTCCGCGTCGGCGCCCTGCTGCCCTACATCACCCCGGTCGTCGCCTCGACCCTCATCTTCGACGTCGTCTTCGCCAAGCAGTACGGCCTCGCCAACTGGGTGCTGTCGCTCGGCGGCGTCGACGGAGTCGACTGGCGCGCGGAGAAGTGGTCGTCCTGGCTGGCGATCGCCACCATGGTCAACTGGAAGTGGATCGGCTACAACGCGCTGCTCTACCTCGCCGCGATGCAGTCCGTGCCGCGCGACCTCTACGAGGCCTCGGCGCTCGACGGCGCCTCCCCGTGGAAGCAGCTCTGGAAGATCACCGTCCCGGGCATCCGGCCCGTCGTCATCTTCACCGTGGTCCTGTCCACCATCGGCGGCCTGCAGCTCTTCACCGAGCCGATGCTCTTCGAGCCGAACCCGCAGGCCGCCACGGGCGGGGCGCGGGGCGAGTGGCAGACCATCGCCCAGCTGATCTACAAGGTCGGCTGGAAGGACCTGAATCTCGGCTACGCCGCAGCCATGTCCTGGGCGCTCTTCCTGATCATCGTCATCGTCGCCATCGTCAACGCCCTCATCACCAACCGCGTCGGAGGTGGGAAGAAGTGA